Below is a genomic region from Mustela lutreola isolate mMusLut2 chromosome 1, mMusLut2.pri, whole genome shotgun sequence.
gccacccaggcaccccaggtgaaCTGTCTTTAGCTGTTGCTGCTAGCGTATGTTAGTCTCACTCTCCTAACCTTCATATAGTGGGCTATATTTTCAGGAGAGTCCCCCTAACTTTTCCCCACCAAGTGTTTGTGGAAGCAGCTTCCAAGCATCCACCTGGGCCATGGCATGAGCCCTGGGCTCCCCACCCCAGATGACAGGGCCACCCACCAAGGTGTGTAGGGAAGCCCAGCACAGGGGGAAGTAAGGAGGCTCAATGTAGTGTCCTGTCTCAGGGTAACAGATGATCTCGGGCTTCTTCCTACCATGGGCCTGCAAGCGCTTAGAGGCCTCATTAGCATAGAATTCACTCTTCCAGTTGTGGTCATCCTGACCTACAAGGAACAGGAAGGCACTCTCAGCTTTGTCTACGGGAATGAAACTCTTCTGGTCAGCTCCTTCCAAAGGGCTGTTCAGGACATCCACAATGTCTGCCAAGCCATCTTTGGTCAGCCTTACTCGATTTGGGTCTAAGCCCAGAGGGGGCAAGATCTCATCTTTGTAGTGTAAGGCTCCCCCGACATTGGCCACGGAGCCATTGACTAAGACCGTGGCGGTGATGCCCTTCAGGAACGACACCATAGAGAGGCAGAGGTCACCTCCTTTGGAGCTGCCAAGCAGCCTGACTCCTGGACCCTTTACCTGAGGGTGATCCAGCAGATAGTTGACAGCTTCTTCAAAGTACTCCAGGTGGAGGATCTCCAGGCCTTTGGGGAGGTCTTCATAGTTATGATAAGCCAGAGCCATCACAGCAAAACCCTTGCCAGCCAGCAGACTAGCTCGATGTTCCAGAAGGTCACTTCCAACTCCATAAATGTCCACAATCCCAGGAAAGGGTCCTGGTTCTGGGGGCAGAAAGAGTGTGGCGTGCAACCGGCCCACGCGCACTGGCTGCAtttaagtcactttttaaaataaactttatttcttaGAACAAAACAGATTCATAAGGAAATTGCAAAAATAGTCCAGAGAATTCTCATGCACTCACActcagtttcttttattattaacgTCTTATGTTAGCATGGTATAGTTGTtaaaattaatgaaccaatattaaAATGTTCTTATTAACCAAAGaccatactttattcagatttccttagtttttgccAGGTTCCCATCCAGGATACCACACTATATTTTGTCCTCACAGTTTCTTAGGCTCCTCTTGTTTGGGATAGTTTTTCAGCCTTTCCTTGTTGTTGACCTGGAATACTTCAAGGAGTATTTTGTGAAATGTCCCTTTGTTGGGATATGTCcattgtttttctcatgattagactgtgATTGTGGGTTATTAGGAAGACAACCACGGAAGTATacagacatttttattatatcatGTCAAGGATACATACTATCAACCTGAATTATCAGtcttgatgttgaccttgatcatcTGGCCTAGGTAGTGTTTGTCAGCTTTCTCCACAGTAAAgggactctcttttttttttttccctacctttTTCATGATGTATTTTGTAGAAGGAAGTTACTATGTGTATTCCACACATAAAGACTGGGAAATTATGCTCCATCAACTAGAGGGTAGAATGTCAAATTGTTTGAAATTCTTCTGCATgggagattttttccccctttctcttccttccttctttccttttagcATTTATTTATGTTAGTATGGATTTATGAATATTGATTTTATGCTTTGTGTTCTAGTCCAATGCTAATTATTTACTGCTTATATTGTCTCCACTCTGGCCATGGGAGCTCTTTCAGTTGACACTTGTGTCCCTTTAACATATTTCCATCATTGTGGGGTCTTTTGTCTGTTCTGAAGTTTCTGGAAGACAAATTTTGGTGATTGTGTTTCTGTCCCCAGCCCtctttgcctccctccctctcttttccactcccttctcttttttatttccttattcattgtgatctgaaaataggaaagaatatatGATCTCAAATTTTGCGATTTGAAGGTAAATTAATTCTCCTTGGAGCCTAGctagccagtggttctcaaatgttaGTGTGGAAAAGAATAAactggagagcttgttaaaatggCCAGCcaacagtttgatttttttaggCAAAGGAAGTTGTAGGTTAGGATTCTGCCTGTTAACAGGTACCCCCAGGAAGTAATAATGGAGTTCCTTGAGGGTTTTGCTTTGAAAAGCAGTGAGCCTGAGGGCAGATAGCTATTCTgatacatgctttttttttttttttttttttttcctggtggctTGTCATACTATTTGGACATATATACCCACTGTTTGTGATAAAAGGGGTatacttagttttttgttttttttttaagattttatttatttatttgagaggagtgaataaaagaaagtgagagcacaaaccagggaagaggcagagggagaggaagaagtagacttcactgagcagggagccagatgcgcggcttgatcccaggaccctggaatcatgacctgatac
It encodes:
- the LOC131820775 gene encoding acyl-coenzyme A thioesterase 1-like — protein: MQPVRVGRLHATLFLPPEPGPFPGIVDIYGVGSDLLEHRASLLAGKGFAVMALAYHNYEDLPKGLEILHLEYFEEAVNYLLDHPQVKGPGVRLLGSSKGGDLCLSMVSFLKGITATVLVNGSVANVGGALHYKDEILPPLGLDPNRVRLTKDGLADIVDVLNSPLEGADQKSFIPVDKAESAFLFLVGQDDHNWKSEFYANEASKRLQAHGRKKPEIICYPETGHYIEPPYFPLCWASLHTLVGGPVIWGGEPRAHAMAQVDAWKLLPQTLGGEKLGGLS